In Lapillicoccus jejuensis, the DNA window GTCGGCCGGGACGGCCTCGTCGCTCGAACCGGTCGACTCGGTCGACGGACCGCCCGAGGACGGCTCGGTGACGACGACCGGTGCGGAGTCCGTGCCGTCCGTGGTGCCGGTGGTCGGCTGCTGTGCGGTCGATGACTGGGCCGCCTGGGCCGCGGCGGGCGCGTCGGCCCCGGCCGCGGACGACCCGGGCACCGAGGAGTCGGCCGGCGAGGACCCGGCGGCGCCGGTCGGCGTGGAGGCGGGGGTGCTGTCGGTGCCGTTGGTCGCCGTCCCCGTCGGGAGGGTGATGGGGTCCGTCGGGGTGGGCGCCGGGTCGGTCGCGGTCGCCGTGGGGTCGGGCGACGGGTTCGTCGGGCTGTCGGTCGGCGTGCCCGGCGGCGTCGTCGTGGCCGTGCTCGGCGTGTCCGTCGCGGGGGGCGGCGTCGACGTGGTCGTGGTGGTCGCCGGCGTCTCCGAGGCGGCGGTCGTCACCGCGGCGCCAACGGAGCCACCGGAGCCACCGGAGCCACCGGTGGCGCCCGAGGCGTCGGTCGACCCGGCGGTGGATCCCGCGGCGGCTGCGCCGCCACCGGTGCCGCCGGGCGGGGTGGTGGCGGCGGCGTCGACGTTCCCGCCACTGCCGGTGCTGCCGGTGCTGCCGGTGCTGCCGGTGCTGCCGGCGCTGCCGGTGCTGCCGCCGGTCCCGACCGGGGCGAGGTCGATGACGAGCGCGGCCTGGGTGGACGGGAGGCCGGCGAGCATCGTCACCGCGGTAGCCGCCTCGCCGGGGCTCGTGCAGCTGCTCTGGGCCGATGCCGGCAGGCCGGGGCAGCTCAGCGTCGACTTCGCCGCGACGACGAACGAGACCGGCAGGATGACCCCGTCGCCGACCGAGGTGATGGGCTTGAGGGCCAGCAGGTTGGTCTTCCCGGGCTTCTGCACGCCGGTCAGCGTGTAGGACACCGTGACCGTCGTCGCCGCCGCGCCGAGCGCGACGACCTGCTGGCCCTTGAGGGTGGTGAAGTCGAGGACGACGGTGCGGCCGTCGGCGACGATGACGACGTTCTGGATCCGGACGCTGCTCTGGTCGAAGCCCGTCGGCAGCTGCGGCGGGCTGAGGGTGATGCTCGTGATGGGGCGGCCGGGGCGCAGCGTCTCGCTGACCGTGAGGGCGGTGTTGTCCTTGGTCGGGGCGGCCAGCACGGTGATGCCGGGGCCGGACTGCGGCGCCCCGCCGAGGGTCGGGGCCTTGAACCCGGCCGGGAGCTCCACGACGGTCGAGGTGCGACCGCCCCCGAGCGCCCGATCGCCCCCGGCGGCCACCTGGATGGCGGGGTGGGTGGTGAACACCGTGGTGGACGCCACGAAGCCGGCCGCGAGAGCGACGGCCCAGGCCATCCTCTGCCGCTTCGGCACGCGCACGGACGTCCGCACCACGACTGGTCTCCTTCTTCGCCGGGCCGAGGGATTGGCTCCGACGACGTCCCCTCCCCAGGGACATCTCCAGCATAGGAGCCGCCGCGTGCTCCGCGTCCGATTCTGCCGTTTTCGACCCGAACGGACGAGGAGGTGCGACACGGTCGATGGGCGTCTCATCACGAAGGTCACGGTTCGGCCCGGTCTGGGCATCCTTGGCCCACCCGGTCCCGGCTGGACCACCCCTCACCGGGCGCACGACCTCGTACTGTGAGGGTGCGCCGGATGGCCCGGACCGTGCACGTCAGGAGGGCCCGTGAAGCCTGGTCGCATCGCCGTCGGCGCGGGGGTCGTCGTCCTCGGGATCGTGGTCGCATCCGTCAACGCCTGGGCCTTCCGGGCCTACCCCGACTCATGGGGTGGTCCCGACATCGGCGGTGGGTTCATCCAGCTGTGCGCGTACGCGGCCGTGGTCGTCGGCGCGGTCCTCCTGGCCCGTGGGCTCCGCGGACGCCGGCGACGCCGCTGACGCCGCTGACGCTCCGCCGTCCGTAGGACGGTCCCGCACGACGAAGCGCCCCGGCCGCTTCGGCCGGGGCGCTCTCGTGGTCCCGCTGGTGGAGCTGAGGGGATTCGAACCCCTGACCCCCTCCATGCCATGGAGGTGCGCTACCAACTGCGCTACAGCCCCGTACGAGGTCTCCCTCGCGGGTGGCCGCCGGTCTCCCGTGCGGCCTGCGGAAGTCTAGCGGGCCGCTCGCCCGCCGCCCAAATCAGCCCCCGTCGCGGCCCTCGACCACCGGCGCGGGCTCCGGCACGACTCCCGCGTTCCACTCCTCGAGCCGGTACGCCGGCCCCGCCGGCGCCCCCTCGACGAGGCGCGCCTCGGCGACGGTGGCCCAGTGGCAGTTGCCGAGACCCCACAGCATCCGCGCCGCGAGCATCGGCTCGAGCCCGAGCAGGGACGCGGCGAGCGCCCGGGCGGCGACGCCGTGCGAGACGAGCAGGGCGACGGCACCCTCGGGGAGGTCGGCGAGCACCTCGTCGGCGGCGGCCCGGGTCCGGGCGGCCACCTCGGCGACCGTCTCCCCCGTGCCGCCCCGCCGGACGTCGACGCCGCGCGCCATCTCCTCGAGGGTGGCGGCGTCCTCCTTGCGCACCTGCGCGCTCGTGCGACCGGACCACGCGCCCACGTCGATCTCGCGCAGACGCCGGTCCGTGCGCACGGGCAGCCCGGCGACGCGGGCCACCGCCTCGGCGGTCCGGCGGGCGCGCTGCAGGTCGGACGAGACGACGACGTACGGCGTCCTCGCCGCGAGGACGGGGGCGGCGCGCCGCGCCTGCTCCTCCCCCCGCGCGGACAGGGCGGAGTCGCGGTGCCCCTGCCAGATGCCGGCCGCGTTGTCGGCGGTCTCGCCGTGCCGCAGCAGGACCAGCCGCCTCGGGCCGGCCGGACCGGTCACGGCGCCGACGGCGCCTGCACGCCCGACAGGTCGAGCGTCGGGCAGTCCTTCCACAGCCGCTCGAGCTGGTAGTACTCGCGCTCGTCCTCGTGCTGGACGTGGACGACGATGTCGCCGAAGTCGATGAGCACCCAGCGACCCTCGCGCTCCCCCTCGCGGCGGATCGGCTTGGCGCCGATGTCGCGCATCCGGTCCTCCACCTCGTCGACGACGGCGCCGACCTGGCGCTCGCTGCCGGCGGAGGCGATGACGAAGATGTCGGTGAGGGCGAGGTGGTCGCTGACGTCGATGGCGACGACGTCGCGGGCGACCTTGTCCTCGGCCGCGTCGACGGCGACCTTGGCCAGGCTCAGGGCTCGGGGGGTGGCGCTCACGGCGTGGACATGACCTTCTCGTCGGGGATGCGGGTGAGGGGGGCGGTGCGGGTGGGATGGTGCGCGGCGCCGGGCTCCGACGCGTAGAGCGCGTACTTGTTGATGTACTGCACGACGCCGTCCGGCACGAGGTACCAGACCGGTTGCCCGGCGACGACGCGGTCGCGGCAGGCCGTCGAGGAGATCGCCATGGCGGGGACCTCCTGGAGCGAGATCTTGTCGGTGGGCAGGCCCTTGTCGCTCAGCTCGTGCCCGGGCCGGGTGACCCCGACGAAGTGGGCGAGGTCCCACAGCTCGTCGTGGTCCTTCCACGTGAGGATCTGCGCGAGGGCGTCGGCGCCGGTGATGAAGAACAGCTCGTCGTCCGGCCGCTCGCGGCGCAGGTCGCGCAGGGTGTCGATGGTGTACGTCGTCCCGGGCCGCTCGATGTCGACCCGGCTCACGGTGAAGCGCGGGTTGGACGCCGTGGCGATGACCGTCATGAGGTAGCGGTGCTCCGCGGTCGTCACCTCCTGGTCGGCCTTCTGCCAGGGCTGACCGGTGGGGACGAAGACGACCTCGTCGAGGTCGAAGCGCGCCTGGACCTCGCTCGCCGCGACCAGGTGCCCGTGGTGGATGGGGTCGAACGTGCCGCCCATCACGCCCAGGCGACGGCTCAGCGCCGGCCCCCGGGCTGCTGACCGCCGCGGGCCCCGGCGCCCCCGCGGGCGGCCTCCTGCGCGGCGCGCACCCGCGCCTCGCGGTCGGCGACCTTGGCGGCGGTGTTGCGGAAGGACCACAGCACCCCGAGGCCGAGCAGGAACGCCACGAAGGCGATGAGGCCGAAGGCGATCGGCGGCATCGGCAGCTGGCGGGTCTCCTCGGCCGCGACGAGCACCGGGAGCAGCGACGTGGCGGGCATGCCCCCAGCGTAGCGTCCGGGCCCGACCGCTCCGTCACGGTCCGGCTCCGTCACGGCTGCGTCACGGTCCGGCCACGCTCCCAGCGGGGGCCTACGCGCCGCACAGCCCGGGCCGGACCCGCGCCGTACATTGGCAGGCATGAACCCGGACACGGACCCGGAGCTGTCGGTCGTCATCCCGATGTACAACGAGGAGGAGGTCCTCCCGCTGCTCGTCGACCGGCTGCGCCCGACCCTGGAGGCCACCGGGGCGACGTACGAGGTCGTCGCGGTCGACGACGGGAGCACCGACCTGACCCCGGCCCTGCTGCAGCGGATGCACCGCGACTGGGACGCCGTGCGGGTGGTGCGGCTACGCGCCAACGCGGGGCACCAGGCCGCCATCTCGGCCGGGCTGGTCAGCGCGCGCGGCGACTACGTCGTGACGA includes these proteins:
- a CDS encoding histidine phosphatase family protein, producing the protein MTGPAGPRRLVLLRHGETADNAAGIWQGHRDSALSARGEEQARRAAPVLAARTPYVVVSSDLQRARRTAEAVARVAGLPVRTDRRLREIDVGAWSGRTSAQVRKEDAATLEEMARGVDVRRGGTGETVAEVAARTRAAADEVLADLPEGAVALLVSHGVAARALAASLLGLEPMLAARMLWGLGNCHWATVAEARLVEGAPAGPAYRLEEWNAGVVPEPAPVVEGRDGG
- the rsfS gene encoding ribosome silencing factor is translated as MSATPRALSLAKVAVDAAEDKVARDVVAIDVSDHLALTDIFVIASAGSERQVGAVVDEVEDRMRDIGAKPIRREGEREGRWVLIDFGDIVVHVQHEDEREYYQLERLWKDCPTLDLSGVQAPSAP
- the nadD gene encoding nicotinate-nucleotide adenylyltransferase, producing the protein MGGTFDPIHHGHLVAASEVQARFDLDEVVFVPTGQPWQKADQEVTTAEHRYLMTVIATASNPRFTVSRVDIERPGTTYTIDTLRDLRRERPDDELFFITGADALAQILTWKDHDELWDLAHFVGVTRPGHELSDKGLPTDKISLQEVPAMAISSTACRDRVVAGQPVWYLVPDGVVQYINKYALYASEPGAAHHPTRTAPLTRIPDEKVMSTP